The DNA window GGAAGCCTAAAATTCAACAATGACGAAGCCATCATTGAGAGCATTCTTAGACTCTTCGAATTAGCGTACCGAGAGCTAAAATCCCCCGTTAGGTGAGAATACAGGCTTGTCCTCACCACATTCCAAAGGGGAATCTCATCTATTTGCAGTTCTGCGCATGAATCGCCTCGCTCTTCCTCTATCTTCGATATAATGGATAGTGCCTTTGCGCTATCCATTAGCGAATATCCTTTGCAAAAGCCCCTTCAACGATCCTAGACCGTACGCTATATGGAGAACAATGAATCCAACAAACGCAGGCAAGAGAAGAGCTGACTTTCCGGGTCTCAGTGAAATCCCTAACGATGCTATTAGCAATAACGAAATGTATAGAGTAATAACAACTAGATAGGGAATTCGCACGAAAGGCACCCATATGGAAATCAAACCAAATACAAGAAGGAAGGAGACGAAAAGGAATGGAACGATGTGCCTTAAGGAAAATGGCATGTTTGAGAACCGAGAACCTGCGATTACCCAATAACCATTTCCAAAGCTATTCCTCCACAGATCCCCGTAGGTCGACCTGGCGTAATAATTAAACTCTATGTCCGGGTAAAGAATGATTCTGCCTCCGGCACGCTTCAGTCTCAGATTCAGTTCGATATCTTGATTCCTAACAAGCTGCTCATTGAAATAGCCGATTCTGTCGAAAACCTCTCGTTTGTAGCAACCGAAAGGAACAGTATCTACCTCTGTGGGTTTGGTTACGCCTGTCCTAAACTTGGCACC is part of the Mesotoga infera genome and encodes:
- a CDS encoding glycosyltransferase family 2 protein, which encodes GAKFRTGVTKPTEVDTVPFGCYKREVFDRIGYFNEQLVRNQDIELNLRLKRAGGRIILYPDIEFNYYARSTYGDLWRNSFGNGYWVIAGSRFSNMPFSLRHIVPFLFVSFLLVFGLISIWVPFVRIPYLVVITLYISLLLIASLGISLRPGKSALLLPAFVGFIVLHIAYGLGSLKGLLQRIFANG